In Cryptomeria japonica chromosome 1, Sugi_1.0, whole genome shotgun sequence, the sequence AATTCTATTGTTTTGTTATCCATTTTAGTAACGTTCAAGCTTGGAGCATTCATATATCAATTTTAGAGCATATCTAAAATAATCCTAGAATTTTAATGCTTTGCTTATTTcaatttgtattgttttatttgcCTTCAAAATTACACTATCTTGGGCATGCCTTACTATTTGAGTTTTAAGTTTTATTATTGCATTTAACTTATATTTTGGCCCAAACCAATAGTCCACATTGATGAAATCTATAAATGAAGTAAATAGGCATATATAATGATACAATGCCTCAATAAAAAAATGTGATCCCCTTGAGGTGATAAAATGTCATGAGTGTATCAAGGTTAGAAGACTCACATATCATAAAATGTATGTACATGTCAAAATCAATAAGATAAGCATGAATGGGTGCTAGAATTCATAATATGAAAACATGGGTCTATCCAAAGATGCGGGCTTCAAAAAAGTAAGCAATAAAGACTCAAAATTCTAAGAATCGTCGAAAAacgatattaaaaaatatttataatcatATTTATATTTAGAATATTAGTCTTAAACAATATTTGAAAAATGTGTatatataaatcctaatgtggaaATGTGTATATATAAATCCTAATGTAGTAGCTAGTAGGGAGGTTGAAAAAGGTATCACAATGAAATACACAAGCTCTAATACAAAAAGATATATCAGTGAGGCTAATGTAAATATAAAAATCTGACGTAATCTTAGAAAATGCATATTTTCTTAATATAAATAAAACACTATAAAGAAGGTTCAGGTGTGTAAAAATTGAACAAATTCATCAAAATGAAAAGAGATCAATTCAATAAAAGATTCACACGTAAACATAATTAGCTTAGACTAATAACAAATATACTAGATATTGAATGAAATAATATGAAACaaaatttaaatagaaaataaatgcACTCAACTAGATAATCCATAACTGCTCAAAAAGAATGATGATCCTTAAATGTTTCTATTGTCAACCGTTGAAAATAAACTTACATTGAAGTAAATGTCAAGAATTTTGCATTAGATATCCGCCCTATCAGAAGATAAATTCACAAATCTAAGGCTTCTTCACAACTATAGATTTATTCcctatattttttttattgaaccaatggaaaaaaaaattacataaatattGGCAGCCTTCTTTTGGGTTATGTTCTACATCTAACTCACAGCCATTGCATTGTTAATTCATAAAGCTTCAATGGAGTTTTAACTTGCCCTTGCTATGGATGTTACAGCCTGTTAAATTCCTTCTACAGGTTCTCTTCCACGTTGTCCTGTATTGCATCTTTCCACTATAATTTAATTCTCAAATTATTTATTTACTTCTCTTTTTTCGTTACATAGGAGTTCAGACTGCAAATAgacattttatttctttttcaactacaATTAATGGACCTAAAAAGATATTTACTAGCAGCGCTTTAGCTCTGCTACTCGCCGCCTGTGCTGGGGCATTAAATGAAATATGCTTGAgacaaattttgaaatttctatGTTTCAAGGAAATACTATGAGGAGGCTTGATGCAATTTTACCAGGGATGCATAGGCCCCATCTCTTTTGGAGAGCAATTCATTATGTTTTCCTTGTTCTGCAATTACTCCATTCTTCACCACTGCTATTAGATCTGCATCTTTAATTGTTGAAAGACGATGTGCAATAACTATAGTAGACCTGTTTACCATTACACGGTCCAATGCATCTTGTACTACTCGTTCTGATTCGGCATCTAGGGCACTTGTGGCTTCATCTAAGAGAAGTATCCTGGGATCTTTAAGTATTGCTCTTGCAATTGCAATGCGCTGCTTTTGACCCCCTGATAACTGAACCCCTCTCTCTCCAACGGCTGTGTCGTATCCTTGGGGAAGGGCTGAAATGAACTTGTGAGCATTGGAAGCCTCAGTAGCTGCTGTAATTTGTTCATCTGTAACTGCGCCCTCCTTTCCATAAGCAATATTTGCACGGATGGTCTCATTGAACAAAACGGGCTCTTGGCTCACCAAACCCATCTGATCTCTCAACCATTTAAGTTGAAGTTGTCGAATTTCGATTCCATCAAGGAATATCTGGCCTGAATCAGGATCATAGAATCGCTCCAGAAGTGCAATGGCGGTTGATTTACCGCTTCCGCTCTCTCCCACAAGAGCAACAGTCTGTCCAAATCAGAACAAGTCTTGAGGCATTTGCCCTAATTGACAACCTCAGAATACATCCATCATTATTCCAAATTCTGAACTAATGTTTTCCTTAATGAATCAATTAGTGTGGAATTGTTCACTAATGTTTTCTTTAATGAATCAATTAGAGTGGAATTTAACACACTTACCTTTCCAGAATGGACAAATAAACATAAGTCGCGGAAAATCTGCACATCTGGACGGGTTGGATATTTAAAGCTGACATGCTGAAACTCAATGTCACCCTTTACAGTTTCTAAGGTAGTCCCTGAGGGATCACTTGCATCAATCTTAGATTTACGGTCAAGAATTTTAAACACTGAATTGACAGAGGCTTTGACTTTTGCAAGGTCGGGGGCAAGGCCTGCTGATTGAGAGACTCCCATGGCAGCCATTGAAAGAGCAAAAAACACCTGGCACAAGCATTCTAAGCTTAAAAATGGAATACAGAACTAGAATATGTTATAACATTTTCAAAATGTCAAATATCAAcgtttgaaatgcatttaaatcatcGCGAGCTCtgtatttcaaattttcatcaggTAAAGCAAATAAAATTTTATGCATCTTTGTAAATCCAGGAAAGATGGACCTTtcattcagaaaattgcaaaacacGAAACTTGGTACCAGGTCACCCTTACCTTGAAAACTTTATCAAAAGTTGTTTTTCCATCTTGAACCAAGCGAGCCCCTACCCAAAAGCTGAGTGCATATTGACTGAACATCACAAAATTTGACAATCCAAACCCAGATCCTGCTATAAGTCCCTGCTTGACTCCACTTTTCACCGGAGTGGCACATTTTTCATTGTACAGATTGATAACCTTATCCTCTGCACAGAAGGAGGCAACAGTCCGAATGCTTCCAACAGCATCGTTTGCAACTTGACTGGCTTCCTCATACACCACCTGAAGCATGCCCACTTGAAATCATTAGTTACTTTGTTAAATCCTTGAATTGAAAGTACCAAGAATTGCCCTCGTATATGATTTAGACTTGAGACTTCTATCTGCTATGAATCTCAAGAAAGAATCTTAACATTAATGCATGTCTATCAATATGGATCACTCAAGTTATCGAAAGATATTGCACATTTCATCAATAAAGTTATATATATTCTTTGGgataaaaatcttcatttcccattGGAATACAAGAACTCtttaatcaaaatattttcattctaTCATTACTATTGCTTTTATTTGCTTCTGAACATAAAAGAGAAAGCAGAGATGTTGAATAAGCAATGGTGTAATGATAAGATCCTTGATTGTATTTAAGCTGAAAATTGAAGTTAATTCTCATCTTTATTAAAAGGTGAATTCAAATATGTAAGGGACTTCAAAACATCTCAGGTGTCAAGGTCTTTTAAAGAGTTTTGTCATAGTGAAGAATCTAGATTAATGTACCATGGTACAAAGAAAAGAGAGTTATATAAAGGATTCAAGCCTTAGAAGAGGGAGAGGGTTTGGATATCTCAGAAGGATTGTAAAAGGATGGTTCGTATCTTTATTAAACACCAGCTCTTGGTCAGTTGGACTACCCATGTTGCACTTGAAAGCTAATTGGCCTTACTTGCTGTTCATATCACCATCTAGAAATGTTATTTCAATTGCAATAGTATTTATTTGAGTTGTTTCCCAGATTCTAGTAATGGTTTCCTTGGATCCTTGTTCAGAAATTTGAATTTCACATGCAATCTTAACTTAAAAAACAGATTTTTAGATATTAGTTAATTTCAGATCTTTAGAATCAGTTGTAGCGTATCCTCAGTCAAAACACAGACGACAAAAGTCTTATCTTGTGACTCCAGCAAGACATAACAGCATTACAAATTTGCAACAGATTGTGTTTCTTTTACTGtctaaatttcatattttttataaattcaagtgGTAGTTTTCTATTATACATAATTTCAAACCAGCTTACAGACTTGGttcataaaatatcatcatgttTCAAATTACACAGGATTGAATGGGGAAACACACTTAAAATTGAAGCCTAAACCCTAACCTTTTTAAAACATGGTACACTGTTCATGAAAAAATGTGAAAAGGATGcacatttttcaaaaaaatgcaCGTTTTTAACTAGACAAACTCATGGCAGTATGCTGCCATTTAATCATGATTACTTGTGTAGTATTGCTGTTTTGTGCGGAGCAAAGCATATTATGTGTCATCGGAGTTTAAACAAAATATTGTGGACGTAATTGAGCATCTTAGGTAGTTATAGGGAGTTATAAAACATTATAATTATCAAAAGGAGTTATAAATTTTATCATCATAATAATGACATTAGAAGAACCTACTAACTTACATAGAATACAACAAGTGAAAAAGGGTTTAAGTGTTTGAGGAGGGGGGAAACATCTCTGGACATCTTGCACTGGTTGCATGTTGGCGATGGTTTTGTTGGTTGTCCATATACTATAGATCTTTTTTCACTAATTTCTTATTCTATATCAAACATAGAAACACGTTTCCAAATGTTAATTCATATTTCAGATCTTTAGATACAGTTGTAGCTTATTCTCAATAGATAGGCAACAGAAGTCTTAGCAAGTTATTTCTGAAGCGGCATAAACATATTACAATAAGTTTCAGTTTTTCTTGTATAAATTTCACACCTTTTCCAAATTCATGTGATGGTTTTCTATTTAACAACAGATTTCTGGCCAGTTTACAGACTTGGGTCATAAACAAATTCTTGATAGTTCTGGATTATGTTTAAAATTATTGGTATGTTCTTTCTCAATCTATCCTCAAGTTAAATGCAAAAGAGTGAAAAGGAAATATCTCAACAATAATCTTGAACTTTTAAAATCAGGATTCACACCTTTGCATCCGCAGTGAAACCCTGCATGAACCTCATTTGCATGAAGCCTTGAAGACCTAGAAGAGGTATTACAGCCAGTATCAAAAGTGCTAGCTGCCAGTTGGCTGTAAAAGATATGACAATTCCAGCAACGATGGTTGCTATATTTTGAACAACAAGTGATAATGCATCTCCCATCAGGCTACGCACAGCTGCAGCATCTGTTGATAACCTTGCACTTATTGCACCACTGAAAACAGAAACTTGGGATTAGTATGATCTTTGACGTCTATTATCTACATATACTAAATGTACCAGTGAAAGCAGTATTAAGTTTCCATATTCTTCATCACTCACCTTGAATTTTCAGTGTCATCAAACCATCCAATCTCCTGGTGAATTACTTTGGCAAAAGTCAATGATCGAATACGTTGCACCAGCCTGCCACCAGCAATGGAAAAGCAATACATCTGTGTAGGTGCCACAATGAGGCATGTAATTGCCAAAACTACAAACATAAGTGACCAGAATTTGGCATCTTTTTCAAGCTCTTGATGGGGTTCATAGAAGACTTTGATAACACTTGAAAGCAAGAGACCAAAGATAGGAAATATCATCCCATTAAGAACTGCTGCAATGGACCCAAGTATGAACACTGGAAACTCTGGCTTGTTTAGAGATGCTAGACGTAAAATAGGAACATCTTTAACTGAATCTGCTTGACCACCTTCCACATCTGTCTGAGTATTGGACCTAAACAATCTCATAAGGCCCTCCCCTTTTTGGTTTCCCTTTGGACTGTTTGCCTCACTACCGCCAGTTTCCTGGAGGCCTACTCCAGCAGGAAAAGCGTATGAAAATGAATAGGAACGACGGCTTCCACCTTTTTCTGGTGACCCACTGCTTATAGACCGTCTAAAAGATAACCTTTGACTGCTCACCCTACCAACAGCCTTGGAATCTTCCTGATGTATTTCCAGTTCATCTGGATCCTTTACATGCTGTTCTTTTgattgatgcatttcttgcagacgTATTAGCTGGGAGTATGCACCAGAAGGGTTCGTGATAAGCTGAGAGTGTGAACCTGAATATCACATTTCCATTGATATCAATGAAATGGCATGAGGAAGAACCATATTATTAATTTAATGACTAAACGAAAATTTAAATCAATTTAGTTATGAATGTGAAGATAGTCATTTATTGAAAGTTCCTTCTGAATTCAGGTTAAAAATTAAGAACAATATTTACAGATTGTCAATGTTTTGCTCTTAAGAAAGAGAAGAAAGGGAAAGGTATGTAAATTGACCTTTTTCCACAATGGAACCACGCTGAACAACAGCAATCATATCAGCATTTCTGACAGTAGTTAGACGATGAGCAACAACAACTGTGGTTCTGTTTACCATAATCCTGTCAAGAGCTTCTTGAACTACTCTTTCAGATTCTGAATCCAATGCACTTGTAGCTTCGTCAAGAAGAAGAATCCGAGGATCTTTCAGGATAGCCCTTGCTATTGCAATCCTTTGCTTTTGGCCTCCAGATAGTTGAGTACCATGCTCTCCTACCATTGTATCAAAACCCTGAAAATACCAAGTATAAATGTCAACATTTGGAAATATTATGTGCAAGGAGTTTTATATTCAATAATGAAAGACATCTCCAGCGATCAAAATCTCCGCATGGGAAATTTTACTAAACATCAAAAGTTGAGTGTAAATACCTGAGGCATCTTGTTTATAAATTTTGCCGCATTGGCAAGTTCAGCAGCAGCCTTGAGTTCCTCTTGTGTAGCTCCATCTTTACCATATAAAAGATTTTCTTTAATGGTGGTGCCAAAAAGGACAGGTTCCTGGCTCACTAGTCCAATTTTCTGCCTTATCCACTTAAGCTGAAATTTCTTGATGTTAATGCCATCTATAAGCACTTCACCAGCTTGCGGATCGTAGAACCTCTCTATAAGACTGATAACTGTGGACTTTCCACTGCCACTCTCTCCAACTAAAGCTGCTGTGGTGCCTCTGGGTATTTCCAATGAAAACCCAGAAAATATTTGAACATCTGGTCTAGCGGGATATCTGAATTGTATATCTCTAAGTTCAATATCACCTTGAATATCCTCAAGAACTAGTCCAGTTTCGTCATAGATATCAATATCTGGCTTCCTGTCAATAGTCTCAAACATCTTGTATGCTGCAGCTCGTCCAGCTGAAATTGCAGTTATAGAAGGTGATGCTTGGCCCAGAGACCTGAAATTCAGCAGAGATTTAATTCAGTTTTCATTTATGGACATGAATTTACCAAACAAATTCAGTTTAAATCTGGACAGTTATATTTCTTATCCGATAAAACAACACTACTTTGAGCGGTTAACTCTACCTACATGCCTCCCATCAAAACTGCAAATATGCAATTCACCACTTGGCCACCGTTATAAGATCCCTTTAGAATTAACTGTGATCCATAATAAAGAGCCAAAGCGTATCCACTGAACATGATAAATAGAAGAAACCCAAGGCCAAAACCAGCTGCCAATCCTTGCTGAGCAATAGCCTTGTAAGCAACCTTAAGTGATTTATCATAGTCTTTTATGGATTTCCTCTCTCCAGTAAAAGAAACAACCTAAATTTTACAAAAGAGGAAATTGTGTGAGCAGCCCTAATAATCATGTGCATTTATAAATTTTTCATAAAACTTGCACCCCTAGGAAGATACCAAAAAAAAAACAGAATTTATGAATGCAACTTTCCAATTTGAGATTAAAAAACTCTTTTAGATCAAACACTCACTGTCCTAATTGAACCAATTGCCTGCTCCACGGTGTTTGCTGCTTCTGCATAAGCTTGCTGGCCTCGGCTTGACATTTTGGAGATTACCACAGCCATAAAACCACCGGCTATAACAAGAAGAGGAACAATAGATAGCAATACCAAGGTAAGTTTCCAACCTCTGATGAAAGCTACGGTAAATCCTGCTAAGAATGTGGTTAGGAACTGTATGAGCTTTCCAACCTGAACAAATAAACACAAACATAATATAACTGTGAATTCCTCTGTGGACTATACATATTAGATTGCTTATTTATTTCTAATTAATGATGTCTTACAGCTTTTGACTAAATCTTATGACAACCATATATACACATATTAAAGAATAGTAGATATTCACATTAGTACTTTTTTATTTCATATCAGAGACACAATATTTCTACAAGACCGTCTTTGTGAATCTCCTTTGTTGTTCCTAGAGGATCAACTTGGCTTTGAAGATGTATTTTCCAAATCTAATTTGCATAAAGGCAAACAGCTTGAGAAGGAAATTGATATTGTGACGTATTTATCAAAACTATAAAAACCATTTATCCACATGTTAAAGAATAGCAGATAATCACATTAGTAAGTTTCTATATTAGAGACAGTGTCCCTACAAGCCAAACATCACAGCCATTCTTTGTTGTTCCAAAGGATCAACTTGGCTTTTAAGAAATATTTTCCAAACAAATTTGCATAAGGAAACAGCTTTAGAAGGAAACCAATGTTGTTGCTTACATACTTCTCAAGAACCCATGCGAATATGGAGGATGATTGTTTGTGGAGCTGCTTGCAGGCCACATGATAGTTGCTATAGTATGCAAAGAAGTGTTTTGGTGACTTGTATTAACATGATATTTAGGTTACTAAAGGATGCCATCCTTTTAACATAACTTCATGAGTCATTgtcatttttcaataaatttgctgATTTATGCAAGTAAACTGAGAGTTTAGTAGTCAAATAAAAAGTTTCCTAAAAACAAGAGGCGACCACTACATTTTATGGGGTTACGAAAGCCAATGGACCAGATTGATTGCTAGTTAAGTGATTTTTTTTCTATCCATGTGATTTGAAAGCTTTAATGTCTGAGCAACATAAATCGAAGTCGTTGGCTGTAAATTTTGCTAAATATCATCCAGACTTGATGCATTTTTGAGATCAATGTAAGTTATTAATACCAATCATTGACTGACCTTTTCTCCCATAGCCTCCTGAATTAGTATCGTGTCACCTGACATTCTTCCAATAACCTCTCCTGTCGATGTTTCACTATCAAAGAATGCAATGTCTTGCCTAAGAATCGTTTTTAAGTAGAGACTCCTAATACGTGCAGCCTGTCTTTCCCCTGTGCACATCCAGCAACACACCCCTGCCAGCCAGGATGAAATTTAGTAAGATCATTTAGTTTCAACCTTGATGCTGGTTACAAGCAATATACTGCTATACAAACTGAACAATTTCTAAGAAAAAATAGTATATAAACTGCAATCATGTAAATAAAACACCCTATTTATAAGTTTAATATCTTACCAAGGAAAGCTGCAACTCCTGCACCACAAGCAAGATAAACAAACTCCAAAGCTATCTGGAGCAACTCAAACAGCAGAAGAGTAAGTTCAATATTGAACTTCAAAGAAAGAAAAGTTCTACCCTACTTTCCTCATACAGAAGTTCACTGAGTCAAAAGGTAACTGAAATTTCATCTTGACCCACCCTTTCAAAGAATGAATTCCCACGGGTGaccaaaaaatcaataaaattcagTAATTTTAATTATGGCCCAACATAGTAATTAAAATTTACATCACCTCCCTTCAGCATAAAATTTGTAGAAAATCTGTTAAGAATTACGATTCATTTCACACAGTCATTCTAATGAAGATAAAGAGTTAAAGTTACTTTGCCCTACATCTTGAAATTAATAAGTTGTGGAGGTGTTTTATTCAATTGTGTAGTTCCAATGTTACGTCATAAACTGAATGCTGCTAGGGTCATCAATACAAGCATAAGAGTGGAACTCCATGGTTAATTATGTCATACTAGTTACATAGAAGATCTGGCAAGCTATGCCACCTTTGGCCTAACACTATTATAGTTTAGTTTAACACTAGTGATTGTGCCAATCCATGCTAAGGAATAGAAGTTCTGCATTAGTCCCAAACCTACTTCTCAATTGTTGTTTGAAGTACAAAGATGGAATTTCCCAACTTCTTGTATTAATTGCAAACCTATAACTTAAGAAGAGAAAACATTTTCTTAATGTGTATCCTACAATATCCCAGTATAATGTATTTCTTTAAGTGTTGAAATTCTGTTATTTTCTGCTAACAAGAAGTTAGAGAGCTTCCCCAATTTCAATAGGCTACATTTTCATTTCAGAAAAAACGGCTGGGACAGGAATTTTGTCTATCAAATTCACAACGGTAGGCATTTTGTCCATGAAATTCCAAGTCTAGATATAACAATCTTAAAGACAAAACAATTTTGTCTGTCAAACCTAAGAATAATGGGATCCTATGAATCTAAATTCAGTGTATAATTGCCCCTTTTCTTATCAATAACTTTCCTTTTGGTGGATTTTAAACttaaaaaagaaacaaagaaaacgAAACTGAGAAGGTTCAAATATTTCACCTTGGACACTTCATGCATCAGTTTGTGCTTATCTGCTGTGTTGCTTCCAAATGAATTTATAAGATTCCCAAACAAGACGGTCATAAGTGGAATAGAAGCACCGTTGCCCATAGAACCAAGAGAACCAAGACACATCAAcattatatccagagaatctgcTGTGACAAATAGTTTGTAAAATGGCACAGACTTGTAGctatcttcttttttctctcccTGTGCCCGAGAATCatttttatatttttccttttctGTAGCCATCTTGGAGTTCAGTTCAGAAACCTCCTCAATGTTCAAGGATACTGCTCCAGTGGCATGATTGCCCTCATTCTGATCTTCTCCTTCCTTCGGCATATCAGATTTGACGAACGGAATTCCTACCTTGGGAAGAACTCTGCTGCTCCAATTGGAAAAGCCTACTAATCAGCACCCCTACACAACAGTTCAACACAAAAATCAAAATTCGCAACAAGACTTAGACAAATATAAAAGTACAAGGATTCTTACATAGTATTGAAGCTTAGATGCCATTTATCAGATGCAAAAGCATTCTAAGCTGAGAGTTTGTGATGGAGATTGGGCTGTGAAGTTTATTACCACTTAAATTTAATCTCTATAGCACAATATAGATGCCCTAAGGTAGAAAATTCTATGGATGAACAAACTTTAAATGAATAGAGAAGTTGCAAATATGTTACACAAAATAAAATTAAGTGGAATTTTCCAAAGTACACTTTTTAGGAGCTTTTTAGCTTTGTTCATGAAGAAAGATTGTAAAATGAAGCTCTAGAATTTCAATAATTACATTATACTGAAAAAAGATAATTACTCGAGCTGATCACTAGGCTAAACAGAGCTAATTCTGTCATTTCCTGAGGCATTTGTTATTTATCATTTTAATTCATCAACAAAATAATGAAAAGTAATACTTATCATCCAATTTATCCATGGAGGAAAAGTGGAGACGGCACAGTATTTACCAGAGTTGTTTGAAAACAAGAAACCGTGGAAATATTCTGTTCAAGTCTGAAACGGATAAACTTCAAACAGCTACACTTCTACAAATACTACATGCAAATTGTTAACGCAAGCACTAAGCAGCATCATAGGTGCAGGATGTTAAGTCAATCCCTCTTGGGCAAAGGCACATATGTTAGAAGACATTAAGGCAAGCACCATGCAGTTTCAAAGGTGCAAAAATGTTTTTTTGAGTCAATGCCTCTTTGGGGAAAGGCACTTTTGTTAGCTCTACTGCTATACATGAAGATAAGAACCGGTAAACTGTTGTAAGATTTGTGCAACTTTTCAATTTCCTCAAAGTGAAATAAAATGTTTTGCATTAGAATAGAACCAACAGCCTAACGACCACACTTAAAAAGAACCTAGCAAGGTCTTAAAGTTAAAATCATAAATGCTTATGAATGCAACTGTGTAAGAGATTTTTAATCAATCTCGAAGCATTCATGATTTTAATAACATGGACTATGGAAAGATTATGCCTATGAAGGTCTTCAAGTTTTTTTCTGGGGCATGCTTTAAATCATTTCATTTTATTCAACAATGATAATAAGCACGGATTTGAAACAGAAGTGCAGATAATCAATAACAGAAGAACCACTGTCAAGTATCAACTGATAGGGTCTTGAAACGTTGAGTTTTTTCCCTTGAATTTGTAAGAATGCCGCCAGTAGAGGATGTGTCATTGTAACCATGTCGTGCCAGACTCTAATTCTTCTTCTCTGATGGAATTAAC encodes:
- the LOC131072505 gene encoding ABC transporter B family member 11, whose amino-acid sequence is MPKEGEDQNEGNHATGAVSLNIEEVSELNSKMATEKEKYKNDSRAQGEKKEDSYKSVPFYKLFVTADSLDIMLMCLGSLGSMGNGASIPLMTVLFGNLINSFGSNTADKHKLMHEVSKIALEFVYLACGAGVAAFLGVCCWMCTGERQAARIRSLYLKTILRQDIAFFDSETSTGEVIGRMSGDTILIQEAMGEKVGKLIQFLTTFLAGFTVAFIRGWKLTLVLLSIVPLLVIAGGFMAVVISKMSSRGQQAYAEAANTVEQAIGSIRTVVSFTGERKSIKDYDKSLKVAYKAIAQQGLAAGFGLGFLLFIMFSGYALALYYGSQLILKGSYNGGQVVNCIFAVLMGGMSLGQASPSITAISAGRAAAYKMFETIDRKPDIDIYDETGLVLEDIQGDIELRDIQFRYPARPDVQIFSGFSLEIPRGTTAALVGESGSGKSTVISLIERFYDPQAGEVLIDGINIKKFQLKWIRQKIGLVSQEPVLFGTTIKENLLYGKDGATQEELKAAAELANAAKFINKMPQGFDTMVGEHGTQLSGGQKQRIAIARAILKDPRILLLDEATSALDSESERVVQEALDRIMVNRTTVVVAHRLTTVRNADMIAVVQRGSIVEKGSHSQLITNPSGAYSQLIRLQEMHQSKEQHVKDPDELEIHQEDSKAVGRVSSQRLSFRRSISSGSPEKGGSRRSYSFSYAFPAGVGLQETGGSEANSPKGNQKGEGLMRLFRSNTQTDVEGGQADSVKDVPILRLASLNKPEFPVFILGSIAAVLNGMIFPIFGLLLSSVIKVFYEPHQELEKDAKFWSLMFVVLAITCLIVAPTQMYCFSIAGGRLVQRIRSLTFAKVIHQEIGWFDDTENSSGAISARLSTDAAAVRSLMGDALSLVVQNIATIVAGIVISFTANWQLALLILAVIPLLGLQGFMQMRFMQGFTADAKVVYEEASQVANDAVGSIRTVASFCAEDKVINLYNEKCATPVKSGVKQGLIAGSGFGLSNFVMFSQYALSFWVGARLVQDGKTTFDKVFKVFFALSMAAMGVSQSAGLAPDLAKVKASVNSVFKILDRKSKIDASDPSGTTLETVKGDIEFQHVSFKYPTRPDVQIFRDLCLFVHSGKTVALVGESGSGKSTAIALLERFYDPDSGQIFLDGIEIRQLQLKWLRDQMGLVSQEPVLFNETIRANIAYGKEGAVTDEQITAATEASNAHKFISALPQGYDTAVGERGVQLSGGQKQRIAIARAILKDPRILLLDEATSALDAESERVVQDALDRVMVNRSTIVIAHRLSTIKDADLIAVVKNGVIAEQGKHNELLSKRDGAYASLVKLHQASS